TAGCTCTTCTTGAACGGACCGCCAGAGATGGCGCATCCACCCACAGCCACAACATACTTAGGCTCAGCCATTTCATCATACAAACGCTTGAACACTGGTGCCATCTTATTGGTAATAGTACCAGCACACATGATCAAGTCTGCCTGACGTGGAGAGTTACGGGTAACCTCGAAACCGAAACGGGAGAAGTCGTAGCGTGCACAACCTACAGCCATGAACTCGATACCACAGCAAGAAGTACCGAAGGTCAGTGACCAGAGTGAATTACTACGTCCCCAGTTGATGGCAGCATCGAGCGAACCGACTACCACGTTAGCACCACCCTCATTGAGCTCCTGCGCAATCTTTTCGAGGGTATCATTGTCCTTAAACTCGTCGTAAGGAATACTCTTGATAGAGGCTCTTTTGTTTACTTCCATTCCAATGCTCCTTTCCGCCAAGCGTATGCAAGGCCAAATACCAATACCAACAGGAAGAACCCGATGCTCACGAGAGCCATTGGTCCAAACTGCTTAACTACGACTGCCCATGGGTAAAGCAATACTGTCTCGATGTCAAACATCAGGAAAAGGATGGCGAAGAGATAGTAGCCGATGTGTGATGGCAACCAGGAGCTGCCACGTGTCGGAATACCGCACTCAAAAGGTTCACCCTTTACCGGATTGTATGAACGAGGACCGATCAACTTCGCAATGACATAAGCAGCCACTACCAAGGTTACAGCCGTCAGCAAAACGGTGATAAATAGTGTAAAGTTCATAAAAATTGTTATAACGTTATTTTATTTAATGCTTCTAAGCGGTTGCAAAGGTAGCAAATATTTCTGAAAGAATATAATTTTTAATGTTAAATGTTAAATAATGGGCAAAAAAAGCCCATTATTTACTCAACTACTTGTCAGATTACTTGCTTTACTACTTGCCTTACTACTTGCTTTACTACTTGCTTCCTCCTTGCTCTACTCCTTGAAAAAGCCAAATAATTCTGCATCTATCAGGTCGGTAATCTTGCGGAAGTCTTCGGGATTATCGGCAAATTCCAGGTTGTCGCCATCTACGATAATGAGGCGTCCCTTATAGCTCTTAATCCACTCTTCGTAACGGTTGTTCAGGCCTTGCAGGTAGTCGATGCGGATACTTTTCTCAAAATCTCTTCCGCGCTTCTCGATGTGCTTCACGAGGGTTGGGATGCTGCTTTTGATATAGATCATCAGGTCGGGGAGTTTCACCAGACTGATCATCAGGTCGAAGAGGTCGGTGTAGTTGGCGAAATCCCGGTCGCTCATCATACCGATGTCGTGAAGGTTGGGAGCGAAGATGCGAGCATCCTCGAAGATGGTACGGTCTTGCACGATGGTCTGTTCGGAGCGTGAGATTTCCACCACGTCGTGGAATCGCTTGTTCAAGAAATAAATCTGAAGATTAAACGACCATCGTTCCATATCCTTGTAGTAATCGGCAAGGTATGGGTTATTATCCACGGGTTCGAAGTTTGCCTTCCAACCATATCGCTTGGCAAGCATCTTGGTCAATGTTGTCTTGCCACTACCTATATTTCCAGCTATTGCTATATGCATTTTCTTACTTTGAATTTTGAACTTTGAACTTTATGATTAGTAAATATGATTCTCTTAAGAAGATTATTCTTCCTTGGAAAAGAGGCCGAAGAGCTTGGCGTCAATCTTATCTACGATATCGCCAAACTGCTTGGGATTGTGCTCGAAGTCGAGGTCATCCACTTCTACCACCAGCACCCTACCCTTATACTTATTCATAATGAAATCATCATAAAGGCGGTTGATGCCTTCCAGGTAGTCGATAGGCATGCGCTGCTCATAGTCTCTGCCTCGCTTCTGGATGTTCTTCACCAGATGGGGAACGGAGGAGCGGAGATAAATCATGAGTTCGGGCATCTTCACCACCTCCATCATCGACTCGAAGAGTTCCATGTAGGTTTCATAATCACGCTCATCCATGTGTCCCATCGCCCTGTTGTTGGCGGCAAAGACATACACTCCCTCGAAGATAGTGCGGTCCTGAATAACGGTTTCCTTACTGTGCTGAATCTCGAGCAGATTTTTGAATCGCTGCTTGAGGTAGAACACCTCCATGTTGAGTGCCCATCGGGAGATATCCTTGTAATAGTCGTCGATATATGGGTTTTCGGCAACGGGTTCCAGATACTGTTTCCAACCATAATGTTTGGAAAGCATTTTGGTGAGCGTTGTCTTGCCACTACCGATATTTCCTGCTACTGCTATATACATTATTTATATTGAATAATTTACATTTTAAATTCTATCTTGAGGCGTTCCTCAGACTAACTTATTTCCAATGGCTGCAAAAATACAATATTTATTCGGAATAACCAAAGAAAATGGCGAAGAAGATTCAAAAAAAAACAAGAGAAGCTTTTATATTTACCCTTAAGGCAAAAAATATTTTTCCTTAAGGGTAATTATATTTAGCCTTAAGGGTAAATATATTCCCGATTCAGTTATTGATGTGATGAACATAAAGAATCTGGCATGGCTGCAGAAATGACAGGTATTTTTAAGTAAAAGCCCCCAGCCTACTTTTTCAAGCAGGCTGGGGGCTTATGGATGATAGTAAGGTTATCAATAATCTCTTTCTATGAGTTCAAGACACATACGACTGTTGTGATAAGGACATTTCCAGAAACCAGCCTTATCATCTTCCTTATTCACCGAACCATCCTCCAGGATAGCCCAATGCCACTCGCCGTTCTTGGCATCCAACAGATGCTTCGCCACATAATTCCAACAGGTGATGGCTATCAGCAGATTTTCCTCGGTGCGGAAATGCTGATAGAGATCGATGTGACCGATGATGTTCTCACACTGTACCCACCACTGGCGCTGGAGATCAAACTTATCCCCATCCTTCCAATGCTCATACACCATACTTCCATCCGGGCGCAATCCCTCGTCGGCAGCATCGGCTATTCTGCGGATGATGCGCTCTATCTTGCGCAGCAGTTCCTTATCGCCCAAGACCAGTGCCGTTTCATGAAGCAGCCAGGAAGCCTCAATGTCATGACCATAACTTTCGATATTTCTTTTTCCCTGCCACTCATCATTGAAGAACAGGTCAAGATGATAGGTCTCCTTGTTCAGAAGCTTATCGGTGAAGATATTGAGCAGGTTGCGGATACTTTTTTCCAATTCATCAGTCTTCCATACACGATAGAGATTGGTATAGGGTTCGATGATATGGAGATGAGTGTTCATCGTGCGGGATCCGTTCTCATCCTTATCAGAAAGACGCATATCGGCGATAGGCTCCCACTCACGGGTCAACGCCTCAATATATCCATTGTTCTTGGCATCAAAGGCATGCTTCTCAATGTCGTGATATAGGGAAATCGCAATATCGAGCGCCTCCTTATCGCCCGTGGCACGGGCATACTCAGAGAAGCCATAGATGGCGAAACCGATGGCATAGGTCTGTTTCTTGGTATCAAGCGGATTTCCCTTGTAATCCACACTCCAATAGATGCCGCCATATTCCTTGTCGAGGAAATGGTCGCGCACATAGTTCTTGGCGCGGGTAGCAGCCTCCAGATACTCTGGTTTCTGGAGTACACGGTAGGCTGCCGAGAATGCCCACAGGATGCGGGCATTCATTACGGCACCTT
The Segatella copri DNA segment above includes these coding regions:
- a CDS encoding deoxynucleoside kinase; translated protein: MHIAIAGNIGSGKTTLTKMLAKRYGWKANFEPVDNNPYLADYYKDMERWSFNLQIYFLNKRFHDVVEISRSEQTIVQDRTIFEDARIFAPNLHDIGMMSDRDFANYTDLFDLMISLVKLPDLMIYIKSSIPTLVKHIEKRGRDFEKSIRIDYLQGLNNRYEEWIKSYKGRLIIVDGDNLEFADNPEDFRKITDLIDAELFGFFKE
- a CDS encoding NADH-quinone oxidoreductase subunit A; the protein is MNFTLFITVLLTAVTLVVAAYVIAKLIGPRSYNPVKGEPFECGIPTRGSSWLPSHIGYYLFAILFLMFDIETVLLYPWAVVVKQFGPMALVSIGFFLLVLVFGLAYAWRKGALEWK
- a CDS encoding NADH-quinone oxidoreductase subunit B yields the protein MEVNKRASIKSIPYDEFKDNDTLEKIAQELNEGGANVVVGSLDAAINWGRSNSLWSLTFGTSCCGIEFMAVGCARYDFSRFGFEVTRNSPRQADLIMCAGTITNKMAPVFKRLYDEMAEPKYVVAVGGCAISGGPFKKSYNVVRGISELVPVDVYIPGCPPRPEAILYGMMQLQRKVKVEKFFGGANHKMTQDEKDLSMSKGGLRGLSNENLSDSEKLGNKEPIIVTEVPEDFDPQKGLTD
- a CDS encoding AGE family epimerase/isomerase, whose protein sequence is MENMKETMKDVLENNILNYWIEKVTDDENGGFYGRVDGNDQVHPEAEKGAVMNARILWAFSAAYRVLQKPEYLEAATRAKNYVRDHFLDKEYGGIYWSVDYKGNPLDTKKQTYAIGFAIYGFSEYARATGDKEALDIAISLYHDIEKHAFDAKNNGYIEALTREWEPIADMRLSDKDENGSRTMNTHLHIIEPYTNLYRVWKTDELEKSIRNLLNIFTDKLLNKETYHLDLFFNDEWQGKRNIESYGHDIEASWLLHETALVLGDKELLRKIERIIRRIADAADEGLRPDGSMVYEHWKDGDKFDLQRQWWVQCENIIGHIDLYQHFRTEENLLIAITCWNYVAKHLLDAKNGEWHWAILEDGSVNKEDDKAGFWKCPYHNSRMCLELIERDY
- a CDS encoding deoxynucleoside kinase; its protein translation is MYIAVAGNIGSGKTTLTKMLSKHYGWKQYLEPVAENPYIDDYYKDISRWALNMEVFYLKQRFKNLLEIQHSKETVIQDRTIFEGVYVFAANNRAMGHMDERDYETYMELFESMMEVVKMPELMIYLRSSVPHLVKNIQKRGRDYEQRMPIDYLEGINRLYDDFIMNKYKGRVLVVEVDDLDFEHNPKQFGDIVDKIDAKLFGLFSKEE